One segment of Triticum aestivum cultivar Chinese Spring chromosome 2A, IWGSC CS RefSeq v2.1, whole genome shotgun sequence DNA contains the following:
- the LOC123184287 gene encoding 1-aminocyclopropane-1-carboxylate oxidase homolog 1, whose translation MSATSYDRAVELRALDATYAGVRGLVVSGVTHVPRIFRVPEQHQEPPQDTTEPIGHEPAAIPIIDLACGDHAAVVAAVRRAAEEWGFFEVMGHGVPEVAMTAAMDAVRAFHETDGGEGSDKARLYSREPARAVKYHCNFDLYQSPVANWRDTLYLRMAPTPPDADDLPDSCRDVLFEYAHQMKNLGNTLFELLSEALGLKPSHLADIGCNQGQVLLCHYYPPCPQPELAIGTSRHSDGGFLTILLQDKIGGLQIFNEEQWVDITPTPGAFIINIGDLLQLISNDGFRSVEHRVLAKNIAPRVSIANFFGTHIDPTSMRIYGPIKELLSDKNLPLYRETLASDYIKHYYSIGLDAKTAISHYRL comes from the exons ATGTCGGCCACCTCGTACGACCGCGCAGTGGAGCTCCGCGCGCTGGACGCCACCTACGCCGGCGTCCGCGGCCTCGTCGTCTCCGGCGTCACCCACGTCCCGCGCATCTTCCGCGTCCCCGAGCAGCACCAAGAACCACCGCAGGACACCACCGAGCCCATCGGCCATGAACCAGCAGCCATCCCGATAATAGATCTGGCGTGCGGCGACCACGCAGCCGTTGTCGCTGCCGTGCGCCGGGCCGCGGAAGAGTGGGGGTTCTTCGAGGTGATGGGCCACGGCGTGCCGGAGGTGGCTATGACCGCGGCCATGGACGCGGTACGGGCATTCCACGAGACTGATGGCGGCGAGGGCAGCGACAAGGCGCGGCTCTACTCACGTGAGCCGGCGAGGGCGGTCAAGTATCACTGCAACTTCGACTTGTACCAGTCGCCCGTGGCCAACTGGCGCGACACGCTCTACCTCCGCATGGCACCCACCCCGCCTGACGCCGATGACCTGCCGGACAGCTGCCG TGACGTGTTGTTTGAATATGCCCACCAAATGAAGAATTTGGGGAATACTTTGTTTGAGCTGCTCTCAGAAGCTCTTGGACTCAAACCAAGCCACCTAGCAGATATAGGGTGCAACCAAGGACAAGTATTACTATGCCACTATTACCCTCCCTGCCCCCAGCCAGAACTCGCCATCGGGACAAGCCGACATTCAGATGGTGGCTTCCTGACCATACTTCTCCAAGACAAAATTGGCGGCCTCCAGATCTTTAACGAGGAGCAGTGGGTAGACATCACACCTACACCCGGAGCATTCATCATTAACATCGGTGATCTCTTGCAG TTGATCTCCAACGATGGATTTAGGAGCGTGGAACATAGGGTTTTGGCAAAGAACATTGCTCCACGGGTGTCGATTGCAAACTTCTTCGGAACGCATATCGATCCGACATCAATGAGGATTTATGGTCCAATTAAGGAGTTGTTGTCTGACAAGAACCTACCATTATATAGGGAAACCCTCGCCAGTGATTACATCAAACATTACTACTCCATTGGGTTGGATGCGAAAACTGCTATTTCTCATTACCGGCTATGA